CCAATTGTTGTGTTCAGGACCCGCAATCTCAGAAGGTGATTGGGACAGGCCGTAGGGAAGGGGGACTCTATGTTTTGGATGAGCTCCAAATATCAGATATTGCTGCTTCTAGTGTGGATTTGTCGTCTTTTCGTTTGAGTTGTTCGTCTTCTGATTTTTATCTTTGGCATTCTCGTTTGGGTCATGTTTCTGCGTCTcgtttaaattttttgttgtcTACAGGAGTTTTAGGTCATTTATCCAGTCATGATATTTCGATTGTCGTGGTTGTAAACTGGCTAAATTTTCAGCCTTGCCTTTTTATAAAAGTATTTCTTTGTCTATTGCGCCATTTGATCTTGTGCATTCTGATGTGTGGGGACCCTCTCCTGTATCCACCGAAGGGGGTTCCAGATATTATGtttcgttcattgatgatttcacTCGTTATACTTGGGTTTATCTTATGAAACACATGTCTGATTTTCTTACCATATTCAGTAACTTTAGAGCTCTTGTGAAAACCCAACATTCCTCTGTCATTAAACGTTTTCGGTGTGATTTGGGGGGTGAATACACTTCTAACAATTTTTCTCAGTTACTTGCTTCTGATGGGACTATCCACCAAACCTCGTGTACAGacactcctcaacaaaatggtgttGCTGAAAGGAAACATCGTCATCTTGTTGAAACAGCTCGTTCGTTTTTGTTGTCAGCCGAGGTTCCAAGTGAGTTTTGGTGGGAGGCAGTACTTACAGCTGCTTATGTGATCAATAGAATTCCTATATCTCATAATTCCGGTTTGTCCCTTTTTGAAAAGTTATATAGTCATTCACCTGATTATTCATCGTTGCGCGTCTTCGGTTGTACTTGCTTTGTTCTCCGACCACATGTTGAGCGTAATAAATTGTCTCCTCGGTCCGCCTTATGTGTCTTTTTGGGTTATGGTGTTGGTCAAAAGGGATATCGTTGTTTTGATCCAGTTAGTCAAAAACTATATGTCTCGCGTCATGTTGTGTTTTTAGAGCATATTCCCTTCTTTTCTGTTCCTACTAGTTCTCATCACATGACACGGTCAGATTTAGTTCGTATTGACCCCTTTGATACCGACCCCGGCGAAGTTCTATCTGATACTTTGGTTCACGAGGCATCCACCTCTCATGCCCCTACTCCTACGACCACCCAGTTATCGGATGAGATTGCGGACGATCCTCCTCTGCGTCAGTCTACTCGTACTCGTAAGTCTACTAAACTCCCTGATTTTGAGTACTCATCTTATTCTACTTCCTTTGCTTCTTTTGTTGCCTCTGTTCATCGTCTTTCCTAGCCTTCATCCTATAGAGAAGCAGTTCGTGATCCTCTTTGGCAGGCTGCTATGGCTGAGGAACTTACTGCTCTACACCAGACTCATACATGGGATTTGGTTTCGCTGTCGTCTGGAAAACATACCATTGGTTCTCGTTGGGTGTATAAGATTAAAACCAAATCCGATGGATCTATTGAACGATACAAGGCCCGACTTGTTGCTAAAGGCTATTCCCAGGAGTATGGCATGGATTACGAAGAAACTTTTGCCCCTGTTGCAAAAATGATGACTGTTCGAACTCTGATTGCAGTTGCCTCTGTTTGTCAATGGAAAATAtctcagatggatgtcaagaatgCCTTCTTGAATGGTGATCTTCATGAGAAAGTTTATATGACACCTCCTCCCAGTGTAGCTCATCAACCTGGTAAAGTTTGCAAACTTCGCAAAGCTCtttatggtctcaaacaagcaccACGTGCCTGGTTTGAGAAGTTTTCCATAGTGATCACTTCGTTTGGCTTTCTTCCTAGTCACCACGATTCGGCATTATTTGTTAAGCGTACAACGGCAGGTCGTATTCTATTATccttgtatgttgatgacatgatAATTACTGGTGATGATTATAAAGGTATTGAGTCTTTGAAGTCTGAGTTGGCACGTTGCTTCGCTATGAAAGATTTGGGTGTGCTACGTTATTTTTTGGGAATTGAGGTTGCCTATTCTCCAAAAGGCTATCTCTTATCTCAATCAAAGTATATAGCTGATTTGTTTGAGCGTACTCGACTCACTGACAACAAGATTGTTGATACTCCCCTTGAGACTAATGCTAGATACTCTCCGTCGGATGGCACTCCTTTGACAGATTCCAGTCTCTATCGTACCATTGTAGGCAGTTTGGTTTATCTTACTGTGACTCGCCCAGACATTGCGCATGCTGTTCATATGGTTAGTCAGTTTGTCACTGCTCCTACTACAGTTCATTGGGCTGCCGTTCTTCGTATTCTCAGGTACCTTCGGGGCACTCAGTTTCATAGTCTCTTGTTCCCTTCTACGTCTTCGTTAGAGCTGCGTGCTTATTCTGATGCGGATTGGGCTGGTGATCCTACGGATCGCAAATCGACCACTGGATTTTGTATTTTCCTCGGTGACTCGCCTATTTCGTAGAAGAGCAAGAAACAAGATGTCATATCTCGCTCTTCTACAGAAGCAGAGTATCGTGCCATGGCCTCGACTACCTGTGAAATTGTTTGGTTACGCCGGTTGCTTGCTAATATGGGTATTTCTATTTGTCACCCAACTCCATTACATTGTGATAATCAGAGTGCTATTCAGATTGCACACAATCCAGTTTTTCATGAGCGAACCAAACATATCGAGATTGATTGTCATGTCACTCGCCACCACCTACAGATCGGCACCATCACATTGCCATTTGTTTCTTCTCATCTGCAAATTGCTGATATGTTTACAAAAGCACTTTCGGCTTCGCGCTTCCGTTTCTTGTCTGACAAACTCTCAATGCTTATCGCTGCAGCATCGTGAGTTTGAGGGGGAATATTAGTTATATTATATtagtaatattatatttattagtgCCTAAGGATATTTTAGTTTATTTACTTTCATTGTAAACCTTAACTATATAAACTCTTTAGGTTGTTTCTACGGTTCAATAAGAAACCATATTCTTCTTCTCTCTATGTTATCAATTTATTCGATGCAAATAGCTTGGGACTTGGAGCATATAGTTACGGCAATTCAAGTCTTGCTACGAGGAATTCCATGCCTCATCACACACTTCTATAGTGAAGGGAATCAGGCTGCGGATCGGTTGGCTCGTGAGGCTTATGCTCATAAATTAAACCTGCTAAATTTTATGATGTAATAAATAATATGCACAGGGACGTTTTGAGCTGTATAAAGCTAGATAGAACTGGATTACCTTATTTACGTTGTAAAAAATCATAGTTGTATTTTGTCGGAGTTTAGGATTAGTCCCTTTCCGGTCTTTGGATTTATACGTTGTAAAAAATCAAAGTACATGCTTCAGCATAGAGTATATTAGAATTAAACATCAAACTCTtttcacaaaaaataaaatcttcaaaAGAGAATACAccaaatattaatttaataaatcatatatatttctGTGATCATTATTTGGCAAACCATACCATACGCAGCTTATTTATAACATGCAAATAAAAACCTAGAAATGGTTTGTGTTATTAGCCATCCTCAGCTGCTGGTCCTTCTAGACGGATATAATCGTACATAACCTCTCTAAATGGCCCCAAGTTTACTGCTTGAGTCAAGAAAATTgtattcatgtcatcgacaagTCGACTTCCCGTGATGCCGATACTGTAAAAATGGTACAGGCCATGGATGCCATGCCTCGCGAGTGCATTATCATTGCCTATCAATGTGGTTGTAAAGTGCGGAGGCGATATTTCATCGTTGATACGTAccttgaaaaaaaaatacagtAATCCAAatcatatataatttaatatatatggtTAAATTGTTATAGATTAATATCTCAATCATGTTGATATGTATGTTTCGTACTTGTAATTCTGCTCCATTAACTGATGCAAGGGCTAGCTGGAGAGTGTAGTTTGCTTCTTTGTTGACATTTTTGAGGTCGAACAAAATTCTCCATGTAGTTGTTTCATATTGTTTGTCTCCTGTTTTCCTGAATTTCGTTTTACACAatccaacaaaaaaatttatttcgaaAAACAATTTATCAAGTTTGTATCATTCAGGAAAAATAGTTGGAACTATAAGTTGACCTAATTTTGATTTAGATCCTTTAATTAGTCTCTTTTCTATCTCAATGTAATAACTCCGTTTCTTTTATAATTTTGTTCGGTTTTACCGAAGCGCTGATATGGTTCCAGACATTTCATCAACATCAGGCTCAAAATTAGCCACTTTAGAAATAAAGTTTTTGCACCAAGACTGAAATGAGAATATCAGAGGACCAGAAACAAAATTAGACCAACCTAAAGGATCGAATTGGCAATTTCcctatttattaaatattatatagtttTCTCGTACCTTGTGACGTGCGAAAAGAACCAGTCTTTCATGTAATTGCTTTGTCCAATAGTATACACTAGATCAGATGTGGGATACAAGTCTGTATAACGAGCCCATAACCCGTATTGTCTGAACCTGAAAATCATGAAGAGAATAATGATGTCCCCAGTGGCTATTTAGGGCTTAAACGATAAACATTAATGTATTGTTTTAATTTGATAAAAACCTTTCTGTGTAAATTTTATATGGATGCATCTTATATATTGGATCGGGGATAAAAAACTCAGCAGCCGTTCGATCAGGGATTCCGATCTCCCACAGCGTAGGACCGATCCTTGGAGCCTCAAAAACGGCATTGTTCAGCTTAATATCTGAGCCTAGAATTCAATATTGGACATGATTTATTTAACCAAAATATATGTAGGATTTgacaagaaaaatatagagagcaTTCGAAATAACCTGGCTCGACGATGATGTCCGTAGGGTGTTTGTAATCTCCAACTGTTCCAGTAACCCATGCAAACAAGCTGTATGTTCCGGGGATCACATTGTTGATCAAGAAACTTCCATTACCGTCCGTTTGTGTCCAGAATTGATAACCCTAAACCAAAAATACATATTTCAAAATAgttgcatttttttaaaattttatgaataTTCTCGATGGAGGAAAGTGAGATATAATTAATTAACCTTGCTTTCAGTTTCCCATGAGCCTGGATCCCCTACGGCTGCCAATCCAACATAAGCCGATGTGGCTGGCACAGGTTCCTTATTTATATATCTACACGAATATATTCATACCTttcattaaaatgtttacttgggCTCTAGAATATTGAATTTACAATGATAATTCGTCGTGCAATAGTCACGACTGATGTTCTTATATTAAGTTAGGTAGCCAAATTAGCggaaaatggtaaaatcagTACCATGTATGAGTTGGCTTGAATTGGATTTTCTATGATTTAATTTTAGTTAATTAGAGGATTAGACTCCAATTTACAAGATAAAAATTGTCTTTTTTTCCAGTTGAACTTACCTGTCATGAACAAGTAGTTGGCCGCTTACTGAACCTCTTTGGTTGGATTTAATAAAGTCGTTCGAAACAGGAAAATCATAAGGCCAGCTAGCGACCTCCTTCGACATCTGTGTAACACCaccaaaataatatttcatgttttcttctatataaatataatcaTCGTTTTAGCCGCTAGCTCTTAAATGTGGATTAATGGAAATACACTTGTGTACGTACCCTCTGCTTGGCGTCGTCCCAAAGTACCGACGGGTTGGTCTTGGCTGAAACGTCGGAGTTGAGGTAAACAAAAACGGGGCCTAGAACTTTTTTCCAATATTCTTCTGCCTCAAATTTGAGAGCAAGATCTTCCCCAGCATAATGTGGGCTAATAAATACCTACATGTACGATAATAATTGGTCTCTTGGCCACACTCATTGAAACATTAAGAATaacaaacaatatatataaaaactatatctatctatctataatCTATATATATGAGTTATCAAAGTAGACAAAGTACTTACAGAGAGCATGGTAGGGCCAACATGAGAGGTGAGATCTTGTTTTAAAGGGCCACCAGTTTTGAACTCGATGCTGGGTGTTATCATCCACATTCCCACACCTAAATCATCTCTTACCCATCCATGAACCTTGTTATCTTTGTTATCACATGAGTACAGATACTTGTCGTCCACCTAAATATGACGACCGTAACGACGACATAATCCATTTCTCAAAGTAGTACGATAAACTTCATTAATCACTAGTTTGTATGCAAGTTCActctataaaaatattattaatcatCAATTGGacgatttaattttaaaaaaattcctaGCAATATGAAGGCGCATACATGAATAAAATGATAGTTTTAGAAAAaccattattattaaaaaaaattaatgtcgATGTGATCTCTCAGGGTAATATAATGTTATTTACACTTATGTTGGAGAAACAACCCTAGAAAAAATACTACCTCTCCTTTAAATTCTGGATTGGTTGGATTTGTCAAGAGAACAGCTTCTTTATACCCAAGAACTTGACCATTTCTGCGGTCTATTGGCATTGGCATGAACCTTTGCCTCTCATCCGACATGGACATGTAGTgaaacctatatatatataaacggaATCAATCGATTATATATAGTTTCACTTCAACCAAACATGAAGATTTAGTAAACTTCACATTAAAGCTACATAAATCTCCAACAAAGTCTCGATATTACCCTAGGGTTGCATCAAATGATCTTTATTTATTCTAACTTAATTATGGGGTGCATTAAAATTTTTTTGACCCCGAACATAATAATAAATGTGAATTGTTGGATTTACACTTGGTGTCATATCCCAATGGTAGGTTGATCTCTACCCAGAGTTATATACAAGTTCATTCATGCTTATATGGCTTAATTATGTTGAATGAAAACTTTGACCAatttaagagtaggtctcttgtgagacggtctcacgaatctgtatctgtgagacaagtcaaccctaccgatatccacaataaaaagtaatactcttataataaaaagtaataattttaatggatgacccaaataaaagatttcttacaaaatacgacccgtgagaccgtctcacacaagtttttgcacgTGGACATTGATTGTTATTCCATGATCAATTACGAAAAGAAAAGGTGGGAAATAAATGCAATCTTTGTACGTACTTATTTTCTTGAAGCTTGAACACAACTCTAGCTATTTGGATGTCCAACGCTGGCCACCCTTTGTGCTTCTCGAGCACAGTGTAAGTGTAGAATCCAGGGGCGCCTCGCAACATTACAAACCTATGCATTCAATACTTATCAGAAATTTGTAATTTGTAGAATTTAGATTCCAACAATTGGTAGAACTTAGAATATTTGTTACCTTTTATCAACATTTAAAGGAACTTTCGCACTACCAACTGTCCATGTTGTGGCGAATGAAATCTCCGTTTTCTCTGGATTTTGCACGATCACTTCATAGTTTCCATTGTAACCTTATTGTTAGAGAAAATGAACATCAGGCCTAGAGAAGGTGACATATGGGCCGCGGTACGCCGTTACCAAATTTAATCTGAAACTCGATTATTTTTATAACATCGGATGATAAAATTAAATCTTCTCTCCTATAACATCTGGGGTTCTTAATCCGACTCAGCCTGAACTTTCCGATTCAACGTGCATTATCAGAGAAAATTATTAAGGTATAATTGGATACGTACCTCTCCATAGAAGTTTTTTCTCCTGGTTTGTTCCATACGACACTCCAATAGCTAtcaatttaaatttcacaaatttaaGACCTCGATAATAAACATTAATTTGATATCAGGAAGTGAAATTAAACCGAATAAACTCGCGAGTACGTACCCCCGATCGTGTTCTTCATTTTGGGCTTCAAGCAAATTGTCACTCTCTTTATACGTTATGCTGGTCACATGGCCAACCATGGAAAATGTAACATTAACGATGCCATTATTCAGTACCACCTGTCACGTTTATTAAACTATATATtatacattatttattgttCATCAAGTTATAATTTGGATaacattatatttttatgtaagaaaaaatatattatttttgaagTAATGCTAATAAATTTATACGTACTTGTTGACCCTGTTGAAACAAATGCACTCCCTGAGATTGCGAGACATCTTCAGTGCCACCTTCTGTTATTGATAGTCTGCCATTGAGATTAACCACGTTTAGCAATCATCGGAACACGTATAGAGATTCAAgaaattttagaaaattaaaattttatatgtatTCATTTATTTTTGTCAAAGTATGTGGAAacaaatcgagtccatcatctATATGGTATATACGTGCACCAAATCAAACTTGCGATCTATCGATACATTCATACAACTAATCGAAGTTCGCACCTGGTCAAGTTTTGGGAATCGGTAGATGTAAATAATAGCAGTACTGAAAATATTCCGATCCACGCGAAAATTGATTTCCAGCGCTGTAATGTTCCCATTCTTGTGTATTAGCTAGCTTCCTGGACTTTATGGAGAGTCGAATAGCCTGGTTTTATTTCATACGATATACATAAAAAAACAAATGAATTATGTTTTaacattgtttttttttatatattgtgtgtgtgtgtgtgtgtgtgtgtgtgttcatACACAGCCATATGTGTGTGTTCCTAACAATCATCATTAATGAACCAGAATCAGGTAATGATTAAGTGGAAAAATCAAGTCGTTAATTCAATCAGTAATAATAGGTAGAAAGTAGATTAAAActctttattaaaaatattggtAATGGTTGGTAGAGTTTTTCAATATTTTGAGAAGATATATTTTGGGATATcatattgaaaattgtgatttatttagtactgtttattaaataaatttttttactgTTGATATCATGCATCTTATGTAAGAATTTATTAAGTTGGTGATACATGCATCATCAATTATAATAggtatttaaattatatatgtatatatatatatatatatgtatatatatatatatgtatatatatatatatatgtatgtatgtatattatattCGTGTGAATAACGACTTTTTTTTATGCTTTTGGAAAAATATTATCTAGAGTATCTAAGAATTCTGTATTTGTGAAATCTCGTGTCATAAATGATTTTTCGAAAGTATACTTGAATAAACTATTTTGAAACTTAATAAAGTTTAAATTCattcttaatttaattattaccCTCTTTGAGATGTCtattcattcaaaataatttataattaatttttattacttATTAAAACTTTACACCTTTTGATTACATAAATAGAAAATACATATAATTAATTGCTTTATACAATTATGAACTTTATAccattatgatatgattttgacgTATATTAATAAAATCACAGAATTTCATGTTACCACCTTTCAAGAAATATTCTTAATAAAATCGATCATAAACATATACTTTTTTTTATCCAGTTTTCAATGATTAAACCATCACGCGTTCCATCTCCATTTATCACTTTTATGAAATGGAAATAAAAATCGTATGTGAAAGCTGTAAATCATCCAAAAACAGAAGGTTTTTTGCGTTCTTACCCGTAAAAAATTGGAACGGCACTAATTATAAACAACTACTGTGTGATAAACTTTGGATCCCTCGGCGAGATCCcttccatttcttttgtttCAGTCTGCAGattgtcatgaaaatgttagcAGAATATGCAGAACCTTTTGTAATATtgagaaaaaatttatttgaatatCCCATGAAAAATTCTTAATCGTTGGAtctttgtcaaaaaaaaaatggtTTTGCTCGAGAAATCAATATTCTGCTTAAGAAACATTTAAAAGAAATTATGAAAAAGGTAACCTTTTAAGTAGAGAAATGAAAGAGAGGAGTTTAGCTGAAGATCTGTAGTAACACGAGAGTGGTGCGCAGAATTGGTTTGAATTTTCATTTTATTCCGAAGGGGAAATGATaaaattatatatgcatgagaaaaagaaaattaatgCATGCATTGAATCAAAAGATTTACTTATCTCCATTAATTGGATACAGAATAGATTCACGTACGTATACATGTATGGAAATCGATATTTATTATAAGGTAAAGTACATTCCGATTAttcaatcaatttttttttataaaatatgaaaattaataatgACGACATACGCATAAATCAAGTTTATTGCTTATCCAAGTTTTGCTTGAGTTAAAAAAATTGCATTTGCGCCATCCACAAGTTGACTTCCCGCAATGCTGGCACTGTAAAAATGGTAGAGGCCATGAATTTGGTCGTGAAATATGCAGGCGAGCTTTGATTGTTGACGCGTGCCTTGAAAGGATCACACATAGCAACTCAATATCATCAGAATAGATGATGTATACTTGAAGATGTAGTCTTGATGCTTACAAGATTCCTAGAAGTAAAAATCCAACTGATATTCTCACAGAGACGGTAATCATtaacaaactgaaattgtgtTCAACTTCAGTTGGACTGCATGTATAAATGAAGAGATTTGAGTTGATTGTACTGATGATGTGAAGACAAGATTGAAATCAAGTCTTTGTGTGAGAAAATTGTTAGGTGAGATTTGATTTAATGTGGTGGGACCcacattaaatcaaataataagAAAACGTGTTTTGTTATTTATCTGACatcgtatttttttttataaaactgAACGAAGGAATTAGTTATAAATAGaactcaattctttcagttattGTATTCCAAAATTAAAAGCTTTTTAGCTTTGATAAAAAGAGagtaaatagaaaaaaaaattattttttttttcagtgcGAGTTAGAGAAATTATTTTTCTCGGTATATTCGGGTTGGAAGTGAGAAATATTGAGTGTATTGGTGTAtacacttgctgtaatatttctttcagttatAAAAGATCACCAGTAGCTCCGTAGACGCAGCCTAttttgggtgaaccacgtaaatttttgtgttcttgttgattattttattccgtatTTTTTGGGTACTATTACCATTGTGATCGGCATCGCTTCGGTTTAATTTCCCAACACTTGTAACGAGCCCACAATCCGTATAGCCTAAACCTGAGAATCGTCAAGAGATTAACAATGTCTGCAGTGACTCAAACAATATActtttgcaatttttttataaatttaatttgaaaaaaccTTTCTCTGTAAATATTACATGGATTCATCTTATATACTGAATTGGGGATAAAAAAACTCAGCAGCCTTTCAGTCGGGATTCCGATCTCCCACGGCGAAGGACCTACTCTTGGAGCCTCAAAAACGACATTGTTCAGCTTAATATTTGAACCTAGAATTCAATATTAGACATGATTTAACCAAAATAAAAGTAGGATAAGACTAGAAAAAATATAGAGCATTAAAAATAACCTGTTTGGACGATGATGTTCTTAGGGTGTTTGTAATCTCCAACTGTTCCAGTTCCAGTGACCCATGCAAACAAGCTGTATGTTCCGGGGAtcacattcttgatcaagaaaGAATTGATAACCctaaatatcaaattatatatttatctataaaaaataattgttCTCCAAAGTTTTTAATAATATCGACCAAGGAAGTGAGATATGACCTTGCTTTCAGTTTGCCATTAGCCTGGACGCCGAGGCGGCTGGGACAGGTTGCTTATTTATGTATCTACATAAAATTAtcgaaaaaataataaaatcggGCTTAATCTGACTAAAATCCAACTT
This Primulina eburnea isolate SZY01 chromosome 2, ASM2296580v1, whole genome shotgun sequence DNA region includes the following protein-coding sequences:
- the LOC140824378 gene encoding uncharacterized protein, which produces MCEKWTKYLYSCDNKDNKVHGWASNDQGVGMWMITLSHEFKNGGPLKQDYLTSHVGSTMLSPASCGGRSRPPNISQQNTGKRCRRKLQAGHINFLFQMTFSNPNKELGAVSGQLLVHDRVINSFLIKNVIPGTYSLFAWVTGTGTVGDYKHPKNIIVQTGSNIKLNNVVFEAPRVGPSPWEIGIPTERLLSFFIPNSVYKMNPCLGYTDCGLVTSVGKLNRSDADHNGTRQQSKLACIFHDQIHGLYHFYSASIAGSQLVDGANAIFLTQAKLG
- the LOC140824377 gene encoding uncharacterized protein; amino-acid sequence: MHVESESYNGNYEVIVQNPEKTEISFATTWTVGSAKVPLNVDKRFVMLRGAPGFYTYTVLEKHKGWPALDIQIARVVFKLQENKFHYMSMSDERQRFMPMPIDRRNGQVLGYKEAVLLTNPTNPEFKGEVDDKYLYSCDNKDNKVHGWVRDDLGVGMWMITPSIEFKTGGPLKQDLTSHVGPTMLSVFISPHYAGEDLALKFEAEEYWKKVLGPVFVYLNSDVSAKTNPSVLWDDAKQRMSKEVASWPYDFPVSNDFIKSNQRGSVSGQLLVHDRYINKEPVPATSAYVGLAAVGDPGSWETESKGYQFWTQTDGNGSFLINNVIPGTYSLFAWVTGTVGDYKHPTDIIVEPGSDIKLNNAVFEAPRIGPTLWEIGIPDRTAAEFFIPDPIYKMHPYKIYTERFRQYGLWARYTDLYPTSDLVYTIGQSNYMKDWFFSHVTRKTGDKQYETTTWRILFDLKNVNKEANYTLQLALASVNGAELQVRINDEISPPHFTTTLIGNDNALARHGIHGLYHFYSIGITGSRLVDDMNTIFLTQAVNLGPFREVMYDYIRLEGPAAEDG